In Asanoa sp. WMMD1127, one genomic interval encodes:
- a CDS encoding AAA family ATPase: MSRTGIQLVGPFAVVRDGRVLPDARVGSRKARTLLALLAAERRVVPVDRIVAALWPGRPPQRPADNVATLVSRVRAEFGAALVEGGRGGYRLSAEIPVDLHEATEAAASAERLLPTDPAAALDAGRWAEGVLAAAPALTDEPVSDWAAAVRADQAGALRRARQVIAAAALATGQPALARDASAAALRADPFDEDAARTLMRAHAALAEPARALAVYEQLRTLLADELGVDPSTATRTLHVTILRGDAAPPPGPAADASRRTGSAASPPGAAPAGGTAAVDVGPSSGESGLVGRAAEVDVLARAWRDAVAGRSRLVLVTGEPGIGKTRLAEEAARLASATPGTVVTVRCYAAERSLFLQPAVEAIADLVASTDPERVRTAAAAGAGALAALVPAAAAVLGAPPAGHGSPEAERRAAYEAVTGFLRGIAEPRPLLLVVDDLQHAGTATVELLHYLARHAGHARLLVVATVRAAEGRPALATLDGVATTVPLGPLDEPAIAHLARANGQDAHAAEIARRTRGHTLFVVETLRALAAGDTGVPESLRAGVLARVRAADAEELLRAAAVLGPSFAPAALAGLLGIGVADATLRCDRLLETGLTVVAGRAYEFANDLVQEVLYDATPAPTRLAHHLRAADVLADNPEAVARHAQAAGDDRRAGRAWLAAGRRAARRYAAPDAEALLDNAIDAADRCADPELRTSALLLRARVRETMFRFDDALADAGVALSLSRETGDRRAEMAALRELGGPAWAGSGRPVDTGVGHMRAALRLAEQLGDRGAEAELLGWLAVLSSNQLRFVEALAYGRRARDAARGAGGAGLAAAFDGLKTAYAYLGEVAELSALLEELEPLVRQAGDLWFLQWCRFESAFPHLAAGRWAEAAARVHEAMAINARSGYQSYASWYLAHLAWIARLDGRRADALELGHRASTLDSHAWFAGAVAALHGTALVEYGDPAAAVPVLEAGLAVSESHRTAAWRLRCLAPLAEATGDPALLDEADAMLRAVVAPPDAAWLYGADAYTSVARAWLARGEPERAAALLDPLLAAGDRTGWRAPLAAARAVAARLQNSSASSAAARSAPSVSTGR, from the coding sequence GTGTCCAGGACCGGGATCCAGCTCGTCGGACCGTTCGCGGTGGTGCGCGACGGCCGCGTGCTCCCTGACGCCCGGGTCGGCAGCCGCAAGGCCCGCACGCTGCTGGCCCTGCTGGCCGCGGAGCGCCGCGTGGTCCCCGTCGACCGCATCGTCGCGGCGCTCTGGCCGGGCCGGCCGCCGCAGCGCCCCGCCGACAACGTCGCGACCCTGGTCAGCCGGGTCCGCGCGGAGTTCGGGGCCGCCCTGGTCGAGGGCGGCCGCGGCGGCTACCGCCTGTCGGCCGAGATCCCGGTCGACCTCCACGAGGCGACCGAGGCGGCAGCCTCGGCCGAGCGGCTGCTCCCGACCGACCCGGCCGCCGCACTCGACGCGGGCCGCTGGGCCGAGGGCGTGCTCGCGGCCGCGCCGGCGCTCACCGACGAGCCGGTCTCCGACTGGGCCGCGGCGGTCCGCGCCGACCAGGCCGGCGCCCTGCGCCGGGCGCGGCAGGTGATCGCGGCGGCGGCGCTGGCCACCGGGCAACCCGCCCTGGCCCGCGATGCTTCCGCCGCCGCGCTCCGCGCGGACCCGTTCGACGAGGACGCGGCTCGCACGCTGATGCGCGCCCACGCCGCCCTGGCCGAGCCGGCCCGAGCGCTGGCGGTCTACGAACAACTACGCACGCTGCTCGCCGACGAGCTCGGCGTCGACCCCTCCACCGCCACCCGTACCCTCCACGTCACCATCCTCCGCGGCGACGCCGCACCGCCGCCCGGCCCGGCCGCCGACGCATCCCGCCGCACCGGGTCGGCCGCGTCGCCGCCTGGCGCGGCCCCGGCCGGCGGCACTGCGGCTGTCGATGTCGGTCCGTCATCCGGTGAGAGCGGCCTGGTCGGGCGGGCCGCGGAGGTCGACGTGCTGGCGCGGGCCTGGCGTGACGCGGTCGCCGGGCGGTCGCGGCTGGTGTTGGTCACCGGTGAGCCGGGGATCGGCAAGACCCGTCTCGCCGAAGAGGCGGCCCGCCTCGCCTCCGCCACCCCCGGCACCGTCGTCACCGTCCGCTGCTACGCGGCCGAGCGGTCGCTCTTCCTCCAGCCCGCCGTCGAGGCGATCGCCGACCTCGTCGCCTCGACCGACCCCGAACGGGTCCGGACCGCGGCCGCCGCCGGGGCCGGTGCCCTCGCCGCCCTCGTGCCGGCCGCCGCCGCCGTGCTCGGCGCCCCGCCCGCCGGCCACGGCAGCCCCGAGGCCGAGCGCCGCGCCGCCTACGAGGCGGTGACCGGCTTCCTGCGCGGCATCGCCGAGCCGCGCCCGCTGCTGCTCGTCGTCGACGACCTCCAGCACGCCGGCACCGCGACCGTCGAGCTGCTGCACTACCTGGCCCGGCACGCGGGCCACGCCCGCCTGCTCGTGGTCGCCACCGTGCGGGCCGCCGAGGGCCGCCCGGCCCTGGCCACCCTCGACGGCGTCGCCACGACCGTGCCGCTCGGTCCCCTCGACGAGCCGGCCATCGCCCACCTGGCGCGGGCCAACGGCCAGGACGCGCACGCCGCCGAGATCGCCCGCCGCACCCGCGGGCACACGCTGTTCGTGGTGGAGACCCTGCGGGCGCTCGCGGCCGGCGACACCGGCGTGCCGGAGTCGCTGCGGGCGGGCGTGCTCGCCCGGGTCCGCGCCGCCGACGCGGAGGAGCTCCTGCGGGCGGCCGCGGTGCTCGGCCCGTCGTTCGCCCCGGCCGCGCTCGCGGGCCTGCTCGGCATCGGCGTCGCCGACGCGACGCTGCGCTGCGACCGGCTCCTGGAGACCGGGCTGACCGTCGTGGCCGGCCGGGCCTACGAGTTCGCCAACGACCTCGTCCAGGAGGTCCTCTACGACGCGACGCCGGCGCCGACCCGGCTCGCCCATCACCTGCGCGCCGCCGACGTGCTCGCCGACAACCCGGAGGCGGTGGCCCGGCACGCGCAGGCCGCCGGTGACGACCGCCGGGCCGGGCGCGCGTGGCTGGCGGCAGGGCGGCGGGCGGCCCGGCGCTACGCCGCCCCCGACGCGGAGGCCCTGCTGGACAACGCGATCGACGCCGCCGACCGGTGCGCCGACCCCGAGCTGCGGACCAGCGCGCTGCTGCTGCGGGCCCGGGTCCGGGAGACGATGTTCCGGTTCGACGACGCCCTCGCGGACGCCGGCGTCGCCCTGTCGCTCAGCCGTGAGACCGGCGACCGGCGCGCGGAGATGGCGGCCCTGCGCGAGCTCGGCGGCCCGGCCTGGGCGGGCAGCGGGCGGCCGGTCGACACCGGGGTCGGGCACATGCGGGCGGCGCTGCGGCTGGCCGAGCAGCTGGGCGACCGGGGCGCCGAGGCGGAGCTGCTCGGCTGGCTGGCCGTCCTCAGCAGCAACCAGCTCCGGTTCGTCGAGGCCCTGGCGTACGGGCGACGGGCCCGCGACGCCGCCCGGGGCGCCGGTGGGGCCGGGCTGGCCGCGGCGTTCGACGGGCTGAAGACGGCGTACGCCTACCTCGGCGAAGTGGCCGAGCTGTCCGCGCTGCTCGAAGAGCTGGAGCCCCTGGTGCGCCAGGCCGGCGACCTCTGGTTCCTGCAGTGGTGCCGCTTCGAGTCGGCCTTCCCGCACCTCGCCGCCGGCCGCTGGGCGGAGGCGGCGGCCCGCGTCCACGAGGCGATGGCGATCAACGCGCGCAGCGGCTACCAGAGCTACGCCTCCTGGTACCTGGCCCACCTCGCCTGGATCGCCCGCCTCGACGGCCGCCGGGCCGACGCGCTGGAGCTGGGCCACCGGGCGTCCACCTTGGACTCCCACGCCTGGTTCGCCGGAGCGGTGGCCGCGCTGCACGGCACGGCCCTCGTCGAGTACGGCGACCCGGCCGCCGCCGTCCCGGTCCTGGAGGCCGGCCTCGCGGTCAGCGAATCCCACCGCACCGCTGCCTGGCGGCTGCGCTGCCTCGCCCCGCTGGCCGAGGCGACCGGCGACCCGGCCCTGCTCGACGAGGCCGACGCGATGCTCCGCGCCGTCGTCGCCCCGCCGGACGCGGCCTGGCTCTACGGCGCCGACGCCTACACCTCGGTCGCCCGGGCGTGGCTGGCGCGCGGCGAGCCGGAGCGCGCGGCCGCCCTGCTCGACCCCCTGCTGGCAGCCGGTGACCGCACCGGCTGGCGCGCGCCGCTGGCCGCCGCCCGCGCGGTGGCGGCGCGGCTTCAGAACAGCTCCGCCAGCAGCGCGGCGGCCCGGTCGGCGCCGTCGGTCTCCACGGGGCGGTAG
- a CDS encoding alpha/beta hydrolase, with the protein MRARQPDIQGYVKHDGVRIGYEVFEPGDPDAPTVALLPAWSIIDSRHWKAQVPFLAREFRVVTIDPPGNGRSDRPTDPAAYSDDAHLAYVLAVLDAVGATKAVLVGLSRGGWWSLVATARHPERVIGAVAIAPVGPFLDDLPPHRMRAHFEVVRTDYTGWERFNAHFWRQDLRAFAEFFFHTVISEPHSTKQIEDAVDWAERTTPESLIAAERSERCVRDRAEAEALLRSIDRPVLVIRGSEDHCRSRAEMVRTAQLTGARDVVLDGADHLPHAREPVVVNRLLREFVREVTGVPAPPVRWTRPLDRPRRVLYLSSPIGLGHAERDAAIVDALRRQRPGVQVDWLAQHPVTEVLRRRGERVHPASAHLAAESAHIESEAGEHDLHAFQAVRRMDEILVANFMVFADLVEREHYDLWVGDEAWELDYFLHENPELKRSAYAWLTDFVGWLPMPSGGAAEAELTADYNAEMVEQIARFPRLRDRSVFVGNPDDLVADPLGPGLPSVRDWTLRHFDFSGYVCDFAPVGEQERAAIRAELGWAPGEPVCVATVGGSGVGGDLLRKVVDAFPAARRAVPGLRLVVVAGPRVDPARFTPREGLEVHGYVHRLHRLLAACDLAITHGGLTTTMTLTAHRRPFLYIPLRNHFEQNVHVRHRLAAYRAGRYVDYGQTDDLAALIAEELGRPVDYRPVETDGADRAAALLAELF; encoded by the coding sequence ATGCGGGCACGACAACCCGACATCCAGGGGTACGTGAAACACGACGGCGTCCGGATCGGGTACGAGGTCTTCGAACCGGGCGACCCCGACGCGCCGACGGTCGCGCTGCTGCCGGCCTGGTCGATCATCGACTCGCGGCACTGGAAGGCGCAGGTGCCGTTCCTGGCCCGCGAGTTCCGCGTCGTCACGATCGACCCGCCCGGCAACGGCCGCTCCGACCGGCCGACCGACCCGGCCGCCTACAGCGACGACGCCCACCTGGCGTACGTGCTGGCGGTGCTTGACGCGGTCGGCGCGACCAAGGCGGTGCTCGTCGGGCTCAGCCGGGGCGGCTGGTGGTCGCTGGTCGCCACCGCCCGCCATCCCGAGCGGGTCATCGGCGCCGTGGCCATCGCGCCCGTCGGCCCGTTCCTCGACGACCTGCCGCCCCACCGCATGCGAGCGCACTTCGAGGTGGTCCGCACCGACTACACGGGCTGGGAGCGCTTCAACGCGCACTTCTGGCGCCAGGACCTGCGTGCGTTCGCGGAGTTCTTCTTCCACACCGTGATCAGCGAGCCGCACTCGACCAAGCAGATCGAGGACGCCGTCGACTGGGCGGAGCGGACCACGCCGGAGTCGCTGATCGCCGCCGAGCGGTCGGAGCGCTGCGTCCGCGACCGGGCCGAGGCCGAGGCGCTGCTGCGCTCGATCGACCGCCCGGTGCTGGTGATCCGCGGATCCGAGGACCACTGCCGCAGCCGCGCCGAGATGGTCCGCACCGCCCAGCTCACCGGCGCCCGCGACGTGGTGCTCGACGGCGCCGACCACCTCCCGCACGCCCGGGAGCCCGTGGTGGTCAACCGGCTGCTGCGCGAGTTCGTCCGCGAGGTCACCGGCGTGCCGGCGCCGCCGGTGCGCTGGACCCGTCCGCTCGACCGACCGCGCCGCGTGCTCTACCTGTCGTCGCCGATCGGCCTCGGCCACGCCGAGCGGGACGCGGCGATCGTCGACGCCCTGCGCCGGCAGCGGCCCGGTGTCCAGGTCGACTGGCTGGCGCAGCACCCCGTGACCGAGGTGCTGCGCCGGCGGGGCGAGCGGGTGCATCCGGCCTCGGCCCACCTGGCCGCCGAGTCCGCGCACATCGAGAGCGAGGCGGGCGAGCACGACCTGCACGCGTTCCAGGCGGTGCGGCGGATGGACGAGATCCTGGTCGCCAACTTCATGGTCTTCGCCGACCTCGTCGAGCGGGAGCACTACGACCTCTGGGTCGGTGACGAGGCCTGGGAGCTCGACTACTTCCTCCACGAGAACCCGGAGCTGAAACGGTCCGCGTACGCCTGGCTCACCGATTTCGTCGGTTGGCTCCCGATGCCGTCCGGTGGCGCGGCCGAGGCGGAGCTGACCGCCGACTACAACGCCGAGATGGTCGAGCAGATCGCCCGCTTCCCCCGGCTGCGCGACCGTTCCGTGTTCGTCGGCAACCCCGACGACCTGGTCGCCGACCCGCTCGGGCCGGGGCTGCCCAGCGTCCGCGACTGGACCCTGCGGCACTTCGACTTCAGCGGGTACGTCTGCGACTTCGCGCCCGTCGGCGAACAGGAGCGGGCGGCGATCCGGGCCGAGCTGGGCTGGGCACCCGGCGAGCCGGTGTGCGTGGCCACCGTCGGCGGCTCGGGCGTCGGCGGCGACCTGCTGCGCAAGGTGGTCGACGCGTTCCCGGCCGCCCGCCGCGCGGTGCCGGGGCTGCGCCTGGTCGTGGTGGCCGGCCCGCGGGTGGATCCGGCGCGGTTCACCCCCCGCGAGGGCCTGGAGGTGCACGGGTACGTGCATCGCCTGCACCGGTTGCTGGCCGCCTGCGACCTGGCGATCACGCACGGCGGGCTGACCACCACGATGACGCTCACCGCACACCGGCGCCCGTTCCTCTACATCCCGCTGCGCAACCACTTCGAGCAGAACGTGCACGTCCGGCACCGGCTCGCGGCCTACCGCGCCGGCCGCTACGTCGACTATGGACAGACGGACGACCTGGCCGCGTTGATCGCGGAGGAGCTGGGCCGACCGGTCGACTACCGCCCCGTGGAGACCGACGGCGCCGACCGGGCCGCCGCGCTGCTGGCGGAGCTGTTCTGA